DNA from Kiritimatiellia bacterium:
ATGCGCGGCTCGCTCGCCGACGACCCGCAGTATGTCGCCAATTTCCTGCGCGAGGCCCGTGCCGCCGCGCAGCTGAACCACCCGAACATCGTTCAGATCTACATGGTGGACGAGGCCGGCGGCCACCCCTTCATCGTGATGGAACTGCTCGATGGCGGTCGGCTCGACGAAATGATCGCCGCCGGCCGGCCGCTCTCGGAGAAGCTCGTGCTGCGCGTCGCGCTGCAGGTCGCCGAAGGCCTCGCCGCGGCCGCCGACCGCGGCCTGATCCACGGCGACATCAAGCCGGCGAACATCCTGTTCGACCGCCAGGGCACCGCGAAAATCACCGACTTCGGCCTCGCTCGCTTCCAGCAGAAACCGCTCTCGCAGGGAGAGATCTGGGGCACGCCGTACTACATCGCGCCCGAAAAGGTGCGCGAGCGCCGCGAGGATCTCCGCTCGGACATTTACAGCCTCGGCGCCACGCTGTTCCACGCGCTCGCGCTGACGCCCCCGTTCGAGGGCGAAACCGCGACCGACGTGGTGCTCGCCCGTCTGAAGACACCACCGCCGCCGCTCGACAACTTCCGCCAAGATCTGCACCCGGCGACGAAGAGCCTGATCGCGCGGATGCTAGAACCCGATCCCGCGGTGCGCTACCCGAACTATGCCTCACTGATCAGCGATATTCAGGCCGCGCTCGCCGCGGTGCAGTCCGGGCCGCCCACCACCCGCACGACGCCGCCCCAGACGCCGCGTCGGCGGGCGTGGTGGGTCGCGCTGGCCGTTCTCGCGCTGCTGGCTTCGGTCGTCGCGGTGCTGGTCGCGTTGCGCTCTCGGCGTCCGTCCCCGGCGCGCCCCCGCGCAACGACCCCGTCGGCGGCGATCGGGCCCACCTCCCCGCCCCCCGCCGCGGCGACCTCGACATCGCCGGTTGCCGCTGCGCCCGCGATCCTGCCGCTCCAGCCCTTTTCCGCCGAAGAAGAGCGCCGGCTCGCCGAAGTGTTCGAGTTGATCGCGCGCGGTGATAATCCCGCTGCCGAACGGGCACTGCTGGAGATCGGCCGGCAGCTCCCCTCCGCGCACGGCGGGCGCGGCTGGATCGCCCTGTTCACCGCCGTCCCCCCCTGGCTGAACGGCGACGTCGCGGAAACCACCCGACGACTCCAGCGGTTGATGGACGCGCGGTTCCCCGCGCAAGCCGATGGCAGTCCCCATCCCTCCGCGCTCCCGCAGGCACTCGCACGCCTGCTCGTCGGCCACCCCTACATCCCGCCCCCCGGTCCTCCCCCGCCCTGGTATGAGCCGCTGCGCCGGTTCTTTCAGAGCGGAAGCGCGATCCAAAACAACAAGATCGCCGACGGCCTGACGCACCTGGAAGCCTACCTCGCCGCTCCGACGAATCCGCCCGCATGGCCGCGCGGCCTCCAGCCAGTGGCCACCGCGCTGGTTGCGCGCGCCCGCGAATGGAGGGAGTTTCGGGATGCGATCAAACCCCGGCTCGGGCGCGGCGAGGGCGAGGCAGTGCTGCGCGAACTGCGCGACCGGCTGAACCAGCCCGGGTGGCAGTGGTACCGCACCGCGATCCGCGAGGAGATCTCGGCCACCGAACGCGCGATCAACGAACAGCGTAAACGCGAGGAGGCCGCCCGCCGCAAAGCCGAGGAGGAACGCCGCAGGGCCGAGGAAGAGGCCCGCAAGGAAGCGGTCCGCGCCGAGCTGGAAAAGGTCGCCGGCCTCCGGGCCACACTGATGCCGCTGCTCGCACAGCGGAATTTCAAGGCCGCGAGCGCGGCCGTGAAGACACTGAAAGAGTCGCTGCAAACCGAGGAGGGGCGCCGCGCGATCGCCTTCTGGGAGGACGCAACCGTCGCGGCCGACGCGCTGCTGCCCCTGCTCGCAGAACGTCTGAAAACCGAACCGTTCCGTGGCGCGATCGCCCGTCAGCTGTTCGGCGGGGACGTGGTTGCCGCCACCTCGCAGGGCGTGGTGGTGCTGGTCGGCGGCGCGGGCACCGTGGAACGCCCGTGGCGCGCGGTCTCACCCCGCGCGTTCGTGGAGCTCATGTCGTATGCGACGCCGCCCGAGGGCCGGCCAGAGCGGGCGAAACACGCGCTGGGGCTCGCGCTCTACGCGGCATCGGTTCCGGATCTGGCGGCGATCGCTCAGCGCGCGGCCGCGCTCGCCGTGCGCGCCGACGCCACCCTCGAGCCCGCACTCCGCGAGCATCTGCCGAATCTGCTGCCCGCCCCCGCGCCCTGAGGCGGCCCTCGCTCTCACTCCCCCGCGGTGTCCGTCGCCGGAACCTCGAACTCCTCCACCGGACACTCCGGGATCGAGTCCAGAAACCATCGGCCGTACCAACGCTCCACCACCCGCCGGTCCAGCACCACCACCACCCCCCGGTCCGTCGCGCTGCGAATCAGCCGGCCCACTCCCTGCCGGAACTTCGTCACCGCCGCCGGCAGCGAATACTCCCGAAACGGATCGCCGCCGCTGGCGCGGATCCGCTCCAGCCGCGCCTCCACCACTGGTTCGTCCGGCACCGCGAACGGCAGCCGCGCGATGATCACCTGTGTCAACGCCTCGCCCGGCACGTCCACGCCCATCCAGAACGAATCAAGCCCGAACAACACCATCCGCCCACCACGGCGGAACTGCTCCAACA
Protein-coding regions in this window:
- a CDS encoding protein kinase, whose translation is MTNDDIILEIAEPVARIACRKCAQTIDVAGLPVFQVVICPVCQTGQKVPAQLKHFLLFDVLGRGGMAVVYRALDRTLNRHVAIKVMRGSLADDPQYVANFLREARAAAQLNHPNIVQIYMVDEAGGHPFIVMELLDGGRLDEMIAAGRPLSEKLVLRVALQVAEGLAAAADRGLIHGDIKPANILFDRQGTAKITDFGLARFQQKPLSQGEIWGTPYYIAPEKVRERREDLRSDIYSLGATLFHALALTPPFEGETATDVVLARLKTPPPPLDNFRQDLHPATKSLIARMLEPDPAVRYPNYASLISDIQAALAAVQSGPPTTRTTPPQTPRRRAWWVALAVLALLASVVAVLVALRSRRPSPARPRATTPSAAIGPTSPPPAAATSTSPVAAAPAILPLQPFSAEEERRLAEVFELIARGDNPAAERALLEIGRQLPSAHGGRGWIALFTAVPPWLNGDVAETTRRLQRLMDARFPAQADGSPHPSALPQALARLLVGHPYIPPPGPPPPWYEPLRRFFQSGSAIQNNKIADGLTHLEAYLAAPTNPPAWPRGLQPVATALVARAREWREFRDAIKPRLGRGEGEAVLRELRDRLNQPGWQWYRTAIREEISATERAINEQRKREEAARRKAEEERRRAEEEARKEAVRAELEKVAGLRATLMPLLAQRNFKAASAAVKTLKESLQTEEGRRAIAFWEDATVAADALLPLLAERLKTEPFRGAIARQLFGGDVVAATSQGVVVLVGGAGTVERPWRAVSPRAFVELMSYATPPEGRPERAKHALGLALYAASVPDLAAIAQRAAALAVRADATLEPALREHLPNLLPAPAP